In Phaseolus vulgaris cultivar G19833 chromosome 3, P. vulgaris v2.0, whole genome shotgun sequence, the sequence TCCTTCACTTTACCTTTACACTTAATTCATTTGAAAACAACATGGCAAGGAGAAGCATCTCTTCATGCACATGCTTTGCATACCCTAAGCCAATGCTAATAAAAGCATCTCTTTATTTGTTTCCTAAGTTAATTCATAAGCCCCATTAAAGCAACACCTCATAAACTATATATACTTTTTGTTGCCTTCTTGGAACAACTTATACAAAGAGATTATATTAATTCATTTTAGAAGAATAAAAACCCTCAAAATAGTATGATCTTAAATTCTTTTATGGATTTTTGTCTAATCTTGTGAGTAGAAACCTGAAGTATGAAGTATGAGTTTAGTTGAAatgtcaaattttaaaattaataaatagtttataaacattctatttttattaatcCCCTAAAAAGTTCTTTTTATATCAAAATTGTAAGCAAACAAAACTATGAACAATACATTGATTCCAACTAAATGAATTCAAAAGTAATATatactaaaaatttataaagttacCTGAAAATGAACGTGGTGGGGATGATTATTctaaaagaaaaagatgaatgaaAGCATTGTGTGACCTAATTTCCATCCACAAGATGGAAAACATTATTTGGATGAAAAGTTCAATAAAGCcgtatatgaataaaaaaattagtaataatttcattaaaactaATAAAGAAATCGCAAATCAGATTGAGTCATGAATACAAAATCTTTCATCTGTGTGGAACTCATTATGCAATCACCAAAGTAATTGAATCATCAATCCACAAATTTTGTTGTGTAGATAGTGAAAGGAATCTACAAAATATTATGAACAAAGATGTGGCAAGTCATTTTGGTGAAGCACGAGAAGAGCGAAAGATCCGTTTGATGATGGCAATTTTGGGGAGTGAATTCTTGTTGATCTGAGTAATTTGTCGAGTGCTAACTTTCCCCATAGATGCTGATTTGAAAGTAAGTGTCACTTTCTTTTCCAAAACATTGATCACCACGGATTCTGTCTCTGCTGAAGAACAAAAAAACGTATGAAATGTTAGCACCAGATATATTCctttacaaatttatcactAAGTTCATCAGATAGAAAACATTATCATCAGATTTAACTGATGTTCTGGCTAACAAcattacaattttatcttttaagttttggcatttttcttaaattaaaccGGTGAGAGATGAttgtttaggatttagggtttaaagATTGATTCCTATTATTTGAAATGACGATATATGTCAAGTTGCATCATCATAATtaacatgaaagttttattaaaaaagaattattatttGAACTAATTGGTGTTACAAAACCACAAAACCCGAGTTCTTATACCTCTCTTTGTACAagcaaatcaaaacaaaagcaacgaaatattataagaaaagaaaataaataagtgACAGATGatagaaaggaaaaagaaaaaagtgtaaaatttaaatgattaaGTATTTggttagaaagaaaaaaaaagtgagaattTTGGGGAAAATCAGTCTTATAcccttttcatttttcattttttgtttctcACTTACCCTCACCATTCATCTACTTTTCAATGCTTCCATGGAAAAACAAAACATATGACTAAGAAGGACTTTCATCTTAAATTATTATCTTAAACTAAACCCTAAATATTAAACCTATATAAAcgaattttttttttgctaaaaTGTGAATCCCAAGAAAAAAAtgagataattttaaaattttattagaaaacacaattataaacTATAATATAATGTAGAATtgttaaagtaatattttactTATCTTAAATAATCTCAAGCAAGTCAACATATTTCCTCATACACCTCATCTCTTCCATAATTTCTCCCTCCTCTTTACCTTATCCAAGCCTAAAAGAATTGAGTTGAGTATTACTCAAACcattattttgttaatttaaaaaaacaaaactatatCAAAACCAAactctatttaatattttggtGAATCATGCTAGACTAAACGATAAGCATGTGATGGCTTTGTTGTTTCTTATGTCTACTACACACCCAAGTGACTTTATGAGAGGTGAGACACTCAAGGCTAATATCAAAAACTTCATAGAAGATGTCAAACATGCAATTAACAATGGCAGGGTGGTTAAGAGAACCAAGAATTTTCACAAGAACCAAGAACAGAAGATGACAAAGGTGGAGTTAACAAAAAGTTAATAGGAATCATAAATGTAGTATGAATTAAATTACTCTCACACACACACCCTTCCAAAACATATGCCAGCCTATTCCTAGGTGGAAACCAACAAGGACCACCTCTTATCATGTCTgtctttttctctcttctctGGCTTCCCCAATGGAACCAAGTTCTCCTGTTCTTCCTAGGAAAGTTTTCTATTGGGAATCAATATCAAaaatttgtttatgtttttcttttagacCCTTCAAAATCAACCAAAAGTTTTTGGCAAACATCTGCTACAAACTAAACCCTGCACAAAATCCCCTCTAAATTACAACTTAAGGGAACATAAGAAAAAGGCTTACCACTCATTTTTGCAATAATGTCAGTGACCCTTCTATGGCACTTTTCACATTGCATGTCTGCAGAGAGAACAACCTCTTGAACCTGCTTCAACCATAATCAACCCATCAACTAAAAATGCCAGAAATCCAAGGCCAAAAGTCAAAACTACACACAAACCTGAGGCATGGACAAGGACTCCATAGAAGCTAGACTAGTTCTACTCCCACCAAGAGGAAAAccctttgatttttttataccaACAACTTTCTGAAGCTCCCTTTTAGCACCATCTTCAAAATCCATACCTGTGATTAGGTGTGCTACAGATTCATACAGGGCcttaatatatgtatatttaacAGGTTTGCAGGTTCAATCCCATGGAGAGAGAAATGTGAAGAAAACGATCCATGAACAGCTTCTATTGCAGTGATGGAGCAACCCCATCTCAATTGTTAAGTAGTTggttgaaaaggaaaaaaaaaatgtacagaGAGCATAATGGTACAGTGATGGTAAAGTGAAAAAGGTTTTAGGCCAAATTGACAGAGATTGTTCTTTCACTAACGTGCAGAAGCAGCCCCACATAGtgcttaatttatttttgttcacAATGATTAATCCCTCAAGCTTGCTTATTAAACGAGGTTTTAGGCTAATTCAATGAATGAATTAAAGTAATGGTGTTTAAGGGGGTTCTTGGCTCAGCATCAAGAAAGCAACTGAGCAAGCCAAGGCCACTGTACAAGTTGTGACTATCGATGCTACTTTGATAGTAGTGCCTTGGCTTAAACAAAGAGTAATGGATGAATCTTATGTTAAGGTAAATGGTACCTACCCACTTGGTTGGAGTAAAAATGAAAGCATCTGAAGaaatgattttttgtttttgtcaaaaacataaaagctttagatatttattatgttgagaaaaccaaaataaatgcaaatattgttttaaaaaaaaattatgtgataAATATTTTGGCATATATAATGATTCAATTTTATATAAGacacaaaattattttacttcAAACTTCGTTAATCatgtcagtttttttttttctaggacAATGTCCTTAACATGTTTGGCTCTTATTGTATATGCATATCTTTATTgtattaagatatttttttaaaaaaaaatataagatgtGTGATTATTTGAtcaaattggatttttttttcaaaagaactttttgaggaaagaagaaaacaagaggaaaataatttgatttcttCTTGTTTGGCCTTAGAGATCAAGAAAGTCACAAACAAAATACCATTAAACACTTGACACTCTAGAGAATATACAATTAACGcatgaagaaaaacaaatagataaaacaaaaataaggaGGATTCTTTATAAACATGTTTTTAATCAACGCATACATGTCAAAAATGGTTAAAGACTTTGTAAAGAAACTCTTGTTGACCCCAAAAGAGCTTCTTCTAACCATGGTCCTGCTCGATCTCCATCCCAAAATTCTAGTAGCAATTCTCAAGTCTATCATTTCAAATTCATTACTCAACGACTTAAGCTTTTGTATCTACACTTTATACATATATGTTATAAGCATATCATTTACATAAGTATAAGGTAAATATTAGAATTGGCAGTCACCTTCTTTTGATAAACACAAACTTCATAAAGACTTCTATTGTAcccaaaacaaacaatgaaCTGATTAAATATCTTGTACCacttttttaagatttttgtaAACCCGTTCAACAACCTGTGTAATTTGTAGACTCAATTCTCCTTTTCTTGCTTTTCAAAACCTTCAAGTTGAAACATTTGAATTTCCTCCCTTATATTTCCAAGTCAATTTTCACATCAAAGTTGTTTCTAGTTACATATCCATGGATATCATAAGAGCAAGTAAAACTCTGATGAACATTTGGCCAATTACAAGTGAGAATATCATTGTAGTTCACTCTTTCTCTCTAGGTATACCTTATGACTAAAAAATAGCCTTATACTTGACATTTTTAGTCTCAAAAACTTAAAATTGTTACTCTAATAGTAGACACTTTAAAGCTCAAGTTTCATTAACAAAAGGGATTGGTATTCCTCGTGTATAACCAAAATTCACTTGTAAAACTCTATAATAGATTGTACTACAAAACGATCATGGTTAAGATGATTCAACGTCTTCTGTTATATTCAAAGAAAAGGTCATCACTTCATCATGTCCATACCTCGCGAGAAGTTCACTCACCTTAGCAAACCTACAAATTATAGGTGAGTTGTATGTTTGGACGATCTCATTGTCCTTGAGAATCATTTTCAATCTAATTGGATATATCAAACTATTGTTCTAGCATCTAAATGACATCATCGTTTACCTCCACCTATTGAGCTTTAACTTCAAACTTTCTTAAATACCCTTCCAACTTCAATAGAGAGTTTTCGTCAAAAGTTATATCTTTATTCATCATGACCTTTTGTTCAACCTAATTTTGAACCCTTTGCTTTTCTTCCACAACCCAATAAAACATCTTTTTTGCCTTTGGGTCTACATGATATGCCTTCAACATTCATCGACATTACCGCAACTCATTCTCCCTATCACTCGCATCACTCCACCTTTAACTTAAAACAATTTATCTAATAAACATCATGAACATACACAAATGTATCGGGTGATAGAGGGCGTCCACCAAATAATCTCTATTTAATAGACTAACTAGATGTTGTGATTAAATAATCTATCATGCAAAAGAAACAAGAgaaaattcaatattttataaatttaaatattttaaataataattcaaacatatttttttttaatttttgttatgtaATTCTAATTTTGATATTGACACACATAATAGTATGATTTCACACATGTCACTCTCGTATCATTGTTCATTCCAGTATAAATGACAAAAATTAGCAACTAAAGTACACTTTAATCCAATACAATATGGTGAATGATAGCTTTgcaccctaaaccctaaaccctaaaccctaaataaatttcttcatttacTAAAACTAACTTATACATAgactgaaaaaaataaattttaattttaatataaaagttgGGTTAAGTTTTgtcttcttatttttatttactaaatatttataaagaaatGTTTCCAAACATACTCCCAATTAATTtccataataaaaatatttaagagatcGTTTATGGATTAAATATTTGTCATCatattttagtaaaattaatttgaaagaaTTAATAGTGAAAAGAAAAGATATAGAAGGGAGGGGTTTAGGATAAATATCCGAAGTGCCCCTTATTAGGATAGCCCTTATCCAAAAGTGGTAGCATTGGATCCACGACCTACCTTAAGTCAAACAAGTGGCTCCTCTTTGTGGaccaaaaacataaaatataaataaataaaacttcttctttcttcttatcACATTTCATTCATTATTCCAGATGCTTCTTTTAATTTCCACCACTTTTCTATTTTCTAATATTCTATTCATCTATTTCTACTACGCACCACCTATCACTAATTTACATCATTTTGACTTCATAAATATCCTCCCTATCTATCACTTTCATACTTTGCCTTACTTCaactctttttttcttctacTGTGCATTACCCACTTTGATTTTGCTCAGTTATACAAATtacaatttaataaataatatcagcaatcatattttttaacaaattttattccATTCACTTTTTTCAACTTCTTTAATGGTTGaagtaattaaatataaattaatctttaatGATTAgtatgtatttattaaaaagataatattaatatatagttatcttttcttaatatgatatttgaatttaaaatatatgcaAGTCAAATTAAGACAATTATcagattaattatatattaattttaaattttcttttattaaatacaTATGATAATTATTTACTAAAAAACAAACACACTTCATTCTCCATAACCTCGACTTTTAAtgaaattcaaacaaaattaataaaactagTGATGCATTTGTTATTAAAGAACAGGCAAATTTGTATTCTTATAGGAGGTTACACAAATTACATTGGATCATTTTATATATCCTATAAGTCAAAACCATCCTCGGTTATTCCACTACGTTACACTTTTTTCCTACGCCAAAACTTGTATGCATCATCCTCGCCTCCTTGGGCTGCTTCTATTCGGATTCAAACACCCAAATGGAATGAAGCTTCGATGCCACAAACTACACAAACAAACTAATGAAAGGTGGGGAAGAAAAGGACTAACCTAAGGTAAATTTTCTATGTAAAGAACATGGATGAAGAGAGACCCTGGATGAAAATCTGGGCCTAATAGGCATCGAAAGGATGCCACAAAGATATGAATCAATGGAGTCACCTACACATAACCATGCTAGTTAAAGAAGGCACAACTGCAGAAGTCAAAATGGAGGGATCACCTCCTCCATACTTGCAGTCATCGTGATCAACTTTCAATGATGCTGGGATCACAAAACTGTCAGGAGCATTTGATTTCAGAACCTTTGGCGACCTTTTCCGGTGGCTTTCGGTGCACTGTGGCTTCTGATAAGAGGTACTACTATGTCTCCTCTTTCTGGTGGTCATCCACCTTAACTGTAATAGCAAATCATCCTTCAAAAGGTCTGAAACCTCTACGGGCTTTCTTGGTCTATCCCTATCAGAATTCAAGCAAGTATCTGATGGCTTAGGTTGTATTCCAGCACTAATTGTTGCTGCAATTGATTTTCTGTCAATGGATTTGCCCGAGTTTTGCGGGGTTTTCAAGCTTGATAAAACAGACGGCACCAGATCAGGCCTTTCCCTCACATTCACCCACTCATTCCCTACCCAATCTTGAGCCTGTCTTAAGTTACCAGAACCAAATACCGATACCACATTTTCCCCTGCAAAGACATTATGATAAGGATTAATCGTAATTACAACATAGTAAAACAACCTAATATTATGTGGATGAAAAATAATTACAGAGCTGACACCTATATTTAAGATGAAAAACATCGTAAGAGTAAAGAGTAATAATACCTGGGAAATAAACATGATAATTAGCTTCGGAGTCCT encodes:
- the LOC137806309 gene encoding uncharacterized protein isoform X1, whose translation is MDFEDGAKRELQKVVGIKKSKGFPLGGSRTSLASMESLSMPQVQEVVLSADMQCEKCHRRVTDIIAKMSAETESVVINVLEKKVTLTFKSASMGKVSTRQITQINKNSLPKIAIIKRIFRSSRASPK
- the LOC137806309 gene encoding uncharacterized protein isoform X2 encodes the protein MDFEDGAKRELQKVVGIKKSKGFPLGGSRTSLASMESLSMPQVQEVVLSADMQCEKCHRRVTDIIAKMSETESVVINVLEKKVTLTFKSASMGKVSTRQITQINKNSLPKIAIIKRIFRSSRASPK